The Neodiprion fabricii isolate iyNeoFabr1 chromosome 4, iyNeoFabr1.1, whole genome shotgun sequence genome window below encodes:
- the LOC124180295 gene encoding serine/threonine-protein kinase SIK3-like isoform X4, with protein MASATSSHNEISQQCSVNKLIRVGYYELEKTIGKGNFAVVKMATHVVTKSKVAIKIIDKTKLNEENLAKIFREVHIMKRLRHRHIIRLYQVMETERMIYLVTEYAAGGEIFDYVVRNGKMSEPEARRVFRQIVHAVCYLHQQKVVHRDLKAENLLLDADNNIKLADFGFSNEYTPGVPLGTWCGSPPYAAPEIFKGAPYDGPRADVWSLGVVLYVLVCGALPFDGPTMQSLRSVVISGKFRIPYFMSAECERLIRHMLVVEAERRLSMTQILTHRWMVGDGLTEPEPGGYSAEPPPPPQLNQLVLEHMLRLPGLSPDTVLQAVQGNAFDHVSAIYNLLADQLEPSMPSIPSIQSIPGDYMPDGAHQLEKFGEAEAETEERSGLHLPSGTPYHATRRHTVGPGDASHQPPTPYPYTCTYIQGYPPLPLLPTLQSNVDPHLLPHTNLPLNLPLVQHQPPQNFQTKDQHLLKPPTVMGATGGFGRRASDGGANLHMFYQQQHCTTTGNSDDVGWSQPGSRERLQPLQAGSPTMVPCSQPLSVGVGGGSGEGVGGGGGGGGGGTDRRRRSGVTAVMQRPAGSRDSYKEPSTHVTSERYSPVRRASEGSGPPGPGIQALQHEYQQLQRLASPSHSPASIPGSPVHERGVAAITQGLSGLSTAPVAGSIVHGTPAQPPAAPLDLSPLRLHRSPATTPVSYSPSNSPALDMIQEEHPIDVTRIPPPQISVTDVLGDQVTLVDGSPSPSPSPDSLEDALPHYKPLPSFIISEPCDPSRPSITRGIGRPLNVAIPTEVEVTLSNESSRLNSDAILGRVKQIIDACAPPKGFIFSREEVEGGGLSLEYPGGVQIELRVCESEEKEVKGIKMRRISGDQLQYSQLCQQLISCITV; from the exons ATGGCATCCGCGACATCGTCGCACAATGAGATTTCACAGCAATGTTCGGTTAATAAACTAATCCGCGTCGGTTACTACGAATTGGAGAAAACCATCGGCAAAGGAAACTTTGCCGTTGTCAAAATGGCCACCCACGTTGTCACAAAATCTAAG GTGGCCATCAAAATAATAGACAAAAcgaaattgaacgaagaaaatctagcaaaaATCTTTCGCGAGGTGCACATAATGAAGAGGCTTCGGCATCGACACATCATACGACTGTATCAAGTTATGGAAACAGAAAGAATGATATACCTGGTAACAGAATATGCTGCTGGAGGGGAAATATTTGACTATGTAGTTAGGAATGGAAAAATGTCCGAACCAGAGGCGAGACGTGTTTTTCGTCAGATTGTTCATGCTGTGTGTTACCTTCATCAACAGAAAGTCGTTCATCGAGATCTTAAG GCTGAGAATTTGCTACTTGACGCAGACAATAACATAAAGTTGGCCGACTTTGGGTTCAGCAATGAATATACGCCTGGTGTACCCCTTGGCACGTGGTGTGGTTCTCCTCCGTACGCTGCACCTGAAATATTCAAAGGAGCGCCTTACGACGGGCCTAGAGCAGATGTATGG AGCCTTGGTGTAGTATTGTACGTGTTAGTTTGTGGTGCCCTGCCATTTGATGGGCCTACAATGCAGTCGCTACGCTCTGTGGTGATCTCGGGGAAATTTAGGATACCTTATTTCATGTCTGCAG AGTGCGAACGACTAATTAGACACATGCTTGTTGTGGAAGCAGAACGACGACTAAGTATGACACAAATCTTGACCCATCGCTGGATGGTTGGAGATGGCCTGACAGAGCCTGAGCCAGGAGG GTACAGTGCCGAGCCACCACCTCCGCCACAACTTAATCAATTAGTTTTGGAACATATGCTCAGGCTACCTGGTCTCAGTCCGGACACGGTATTACAAGCCGTGCAAGGTAATGCTTTTGACCATGTTTCGGCTATATATAACTTGCTGGCTGATCAGCTTGAGCCAAGTATGCCCAGCATTCCCAGCATACAAAGTATACCCGGGGACTACATGCCTGACGGTGCTCATCAACTGGAAAAG TTTGGCGAAGCCGAAGCGGAAACAGAGGAACGTAGTGGCCTTCATTTGCCTTCTGGGACCCCTTATCATGCAACCAGGAGACACACAGTCGGTCCTGGGGATGCTTCGCATCAGCCACCAACACCCTATCCATACACTTGTACCTATATACAGGGATACCCACCCCTTCCCCTATTGCCAACCTTGCAGTCTAATGTTGACCCCCATTTGCTGCCTCACACTAATCTTCCACTAAACCTCCCTCTTGTTCAGCATCAACCTCCTCAAAACTTCCAAACCAAAGACCAGCATCTTCTCAAACCACCGACCGTTATGGGAGCAA CAGGTGGTTTTGGAAGGAGAGCCTCCGACGGGGGAGCTAATCTCCACATGTTCTATCAACAACAACACTGTACAACCACTGGAAACAGTGACGATGTTGGATGGAGTCAACCTGGTAGCAGAGAGCGTTTGCAGCCT TTGCAGGCTGGCAGTCCGACGATGGTACCTTGCTCACAGCCACTAAGTGTAGGGGTTGGTGGTGGCAGTGGCGAAGGTGTAggcggtggtggtggaggtggaggtggaggaaCTGATAGACGAAGGCGCAGCGGTGTAACTGCAGTTATGCAACGACCAG CGGGTAGTAGGGATTCGTATAAAGAGCCAAGCACGCACGTAACTTCGGAGCGTTATTCTCCAGTACGCCGTGCATCAGAAGGATCGGGACCTCCAGGCCCAGGCATTCAGGCACTTCAGCACGAGTATCAACAGCTGCAGAGACTGGCGTCACCTTCACATAGTCCTGCTAGTATCCCTGGAAGTCCCGTTCACGAGAGAGGAGTGGCTGCCATAACTCAAG GTCTGAGTGGTCTGAGTACCGCCCCTGTAGCTGGCAGTATAGTGCATGGTACACCGGCGCAGCCTCCAGCTGCGCCACTGGACTTAAGCCCACTTAGACTCCATAGATCTCCAGCGACAACACCAGTCAGTTATTCTCCTAGTAATAGCCCAGCGTTAGATATGATACAGGAAGAGCATCCTATTGACGTAACAAGA atACCACCGCCTCAAATATCCGTAACAGACGTTCTTGGCGATCAGGTAACTTTGGTCGATGGTTCCCCCTCTCCTTCTCCATCTCCGGATTCGCTAGAGGATGCTTTGCCTCATTACAAACCACTTCCAAGCTTCATTATATCGGAACCATGCGATCCGTCGAGGCCGAGTATAACGAGAGGTATTGGTAGACCCTTGAATGTCGCTATACCAACGGAAGTTGAGGTGACATTGTCTAATGAATCGAGTAGGTTGAATTCAGATGCAATTTTAGGTCGAGTTAAGCAAATTATCGATGCATGTGCGCCTCCTAAGGGTTTTATATTCTCGAGAGAAGAAGTTGAAGGTGGAGGGCTTAGCTTAGAGTATCCGGGTGGCGTGCAAATTGAACTTAGGGTATGTGAATCTGAAGAGAAAGAGGTCAAAGGGATAAAAATGCGACGAATTAGTGGGGACCAACTCCAGTACAGTCAACTTTGTCAACAGTTGATATCCTGCATCACTGTTTGA
- the LOC124180295 gene encoding serine/threonine-protein kinase SIK3-like isoform X5 — translation MASATSSHNEISQQCSVNKLIRVGYYELEKTIGKGNFAVVKMATHVVTKSKVAIKIIDKTKLNEENLAKIFREVHIMKRLRHRHIIRLYQVMETERMIYLVTEYAAGGEIFDYVVRNGKMSEPEARRVFRQIVHAVCYLHQQKVVHRDLKAENLLLDADNNIKLADFGFSNEYTPGVPLGTWCGSPPYAAPEIFKGAPYDGPRADVWSLGVVLYVLVCGALPFDGPTMQSLRSVVISGKFRIPYFMSAECERLIRHMLVVEAERRLSMTQILTHRWMVGDGLTEPEPGGYSAEPPPPPQLNQLVLEHMLRLPGLSPDTVLQAVQGNAFDHVSAIYNLLADQLEPSMPSIPSIQSIPGDYMPDGAHQLEKFGEAEAETEERSGLHLPSGTPYHATRRHTVGPGDASHQPPTPYPYTCTYIQGYPPLPLLPTLQSNVDPHLLPHTNLPLNLPLVQHQPPQNFQTKDQHLLKPPTVMGATGGFGRRASDGGANLHMFYQQQHCTTTGNSDDVGWSQPGSRERLQPLQAGSPTMVPCSQPLSVGVGGGSGEGVGGGGGGGGGGTDRRRRSGVTAVMQRPVRRASEGSGPPGPGIQALQHEYQQLQRLASPSHSPASIPGSPVHERGVAAITQGLSGLSTAPVAGSIVHGTPAQPPAAPLDLSPLRLHRSPATTPVSYSPSNSPALDMIQEEHPIDVTRIPPPQISVTDVLGDQVTLVDGSPSPSPSPDSLEDALPHYKPLPSFIISEPCDPSRPSITRGIGRPLNVAIPTEVEVTLSNESSRLNSDAILGRVKQIIDACAPPKGFIFSREEVEGGGLSLEYPGGVQIELRVCESEEKEVKGIKMRRISGDQLQYSQLCQQLISCITV, via the exons ATGGCATCCGCGACATCGTCGCACAATGAGATTTCACAGCAATGTTCGGTTAATAAACTAATCCGCGTCGGTTACTACGAATTGGAGAAAACCATCGGCAAAGGAAACTTTGCCGTTGTCAAAATGGCCACCCACGTTGTCACAAAATCTAAG GTGGCCATCAAAATAATAGACAAAAcgaaattgaacgaagaaaatctagcaaaaATCTTTCGCGAGGTGCACATAATGAAGAGGCTTCGGCATCGACACATCATACGACTGTATCAAGTTATGGAAACAGAAAGAATGATATACCTGGTAACAGAATATGCTGCTGGAGGGGAAATATTTGACTATGTAGTTAGGAATGGAAAAATGTCCGAACCAGAGGCGAGACGTGTTTTTCGTCAGATTGTTCATGCTGTGTGTTACCTTCATCAACAGAAAGTCGTTCATCGAGATCTTAAG GCTGAGAATTTGCTACTTGACGCAGACAATAACATAAAGTTGGCCGACTTTGGGTTCAGCAATGAATATACGCCTGGTGTACCCCTTGGCACGTGGTGTGGTTCTCCTCCGTACGCTGCACCTGAAATATTCAAAGGAGCGCCTTACGACGGGCCTAGAGCAGATGTATGG AGCCTTGGTGTAGTATTGTACGTGTTAGTTTGTGGTGCCCTGCCATTTGATGGGCCTACAATGCAGTCGCTACGCTCTGTGGTGATCTCGGGGAAATTTAGGATACCTTATTTCATGTCTGCAG AGTGCGAACGACTAATTAGACACATGCTTGTTGTGGAAGCAGAACGACGACTAAGTATGACACAAATCTTGACCCATCGCTGGATGGTTGGAGATGGCCTGACAGAGCCTGAGCCAGGAGG GTACAGTGCCGAGCCACCACCTCCGCCACAACTTAATCAATTAGTTTTGGAACATATGCTCAGGCTACCTGGTCTCAGTCCGGACACGGTATTACAAGCCGTGCAAGGTAATGCTTTTGACCATGTTTCGGCTATATATAACTTGCTGGCTGATCAGCTTGAGCCAAGTATGCCCAGCATTCCCAGCATACAAAGTATACCCGGGGACTACATGCCTGACGGTGCTCATCAACTGGAAAAG TTTGGCGAAGCCGAAGCGGAAACAGAGGAACGTAGTGGCCTTCATTTGCCTTCTGGGACCCCTTATCATGCAACCAGGAGACACACAGTCGGTCCTGGGGATGCTTCGCATCAGCCACCAACACCCTATCCATACACTTGTACCTATATACAGGGATACCCACCCCTTCCCCTATTGCCAACCTTGCAGTCTAATGTTGACCCCCATTTGCTGCCTCACACTAATCTTCCACTAAACCTCCCTCTTGTTCAGCATCAACCTCCTCAAAACTTCCAAACCAAAGACCAGCATCTTCTCAAACCACCGACCGTTATGGGAGCAA CAGGTGGTTTTGGAAGGAGAGCCTCCGACGGGGGAGCTAATCTCCACATGTTCTATCAACAACAACACTGTACAACCACTGGAAACAGTGACGATGTTGGATGGAGTCAACCTGGTAGCAGAGAGCGTTTGCAGCCT TTGCAGGCTGGCAGTCCGACGATGGTACCTTGCTCACAGCCACTAAGTGTAGGGGTTGGTGGTGGCAGTGGCGAAGGTGTAggcggtggtggtggaggtggaggtggaggaaCTGATAGACGAAGGCGCAGCGGTGTAACTGCAGTTATGCAACGACCAG TACGCCGTGCATCAGAAGGATCGGGACCTCCAGGCCCAGGCATTCAGGCACTTCAGCACGAGTATCAACAGCTGCAGAGACTGGCGTCACCTTCACATAGTCCTGCTAGTATCCCTGGAAGTCCCGTTCACGAGAGAGGAGTGGCTGCCATAACTCAAG GTCTGAGTGGTCTGAGTACCGCCCCTGTAGCTGGCAGTATAGTGCATGGTACACCGGCGCAGCCTCCAGCTGCGCCACTGGACTTAAGCCCACTTAGACTCCATAGATCTCCAGCGACAACACCAGTCAGTTATTCTCCTAGTAATAGCCCAGCGTTAGATATGATACAGGAAGAGCATCCTATTGACGTAACAAGA atACCACCGCCTCAAATATCCGTAACAGACGTTCTTGGCGATCAGGTAACTTTGGTCGATGGTTCCCCCTCTCCTTCTCCATCTCCGGATTCGCTAGAGGATGCTTTGCCTCATTACAAACCACTTCCAAGCTTCATTATATCGGAACCATGCGATCCGTCGAGGCCGAGTATAACGAGAGGTATTGGTAGACCCTTGAATGTCGCTATACCAACGGAAGTTGAGGTGACATTGTCTAATGAATCGAGTAGGTTGAATTCAGATGCAATTTTAGGTCGAGTTAAGCAAATTATCGATGCATGTGCGCCTCCTAAGGGTTTTATATTCTCGAGAGAAGAAGTTGAAGGTGGAGGGCTTAGCTTAGAGTATCCGGGTGGCGTGCAAATTGAACTTAGGGTATGTGAATCTGAAGAGAAAGAGGTCAAAGGGATAAAAATGCGACGAATTAGTGGGGACCAACTCCAGTACAGTCAACTTTGTCAACAGTTGATATCCTGCATCACTGTTTGA
- the LOC124180295 gene encoding serine/threonine-protein kinase SIK3-like isoform X3 — protein MASATSSHNEISQQCSVNKLIRVGYYELEKTIGKGNFAVVKMATHVVTKSKVAIKIIDKTKLNEENLAKIFREVHIMKRLRHRHIIRLYQVMETERMIYLVTEYAAGGEIFDYVVRNGKMSEPEARRVFRQIVHAVCYLHQQKVVHRDLKAENLLLDADNNIKLADFGFSNEYTPGVPLGTWCGSPPYAAPEIFKGAPYDGPRADVWSLGVVLYVLVCGALPFDGPTMQSLRSVVISGKFRIPYFMSAECERLIRHMLVVEAERRLSMTQILTHRWMVGDGLTEPEPGGYSAEPPPPPQLNQLVLEHMLRLPGLSPDTVLQAVQGNAFDHVSAIYNLLADQLEPSMPSIPSIQSIPGDYMPDGAHQLEKFGEAEAETEERSGLHLPSGTPYHATRRHTVGPGDASHQPPTPYPYTCTYIQGYPPLPLLPTLQSNVDPHLLPHTNLPLNLPLVQHQPPQNFQTKDQHLLKPPTVMGATGGFGRRASDGGANLHMFYQQQHCTTTGNSDDVGWSQPGSRERLQPLQAGSPTMVPCSQPLSVGVGGGSGEGVGGGGGGGGGGTDRRRRSGVTAVMQRPVITPELVMEVEARMNRAYLPPSLLPSHLRTPTHPQHRKTSLFFPNAVRRASEGSGPPGPGIQALQHEYQQLQRLASPSHSPASIPGSPVHERGVAAITQGLSGLSTAPVAGSIVHGTPAQPPAAPLDLSPLRLHRSPATTPVSYSPSNSPALDMIQEEHPIDVTRIPPPQISVTDVLGDQVTLVDGSPSPSPSPDSLEDALPHYKPLPSFIISEPCDPSRPSITRGIGRPLNVAIPTEVEVTLSNESSRLNSDAILGRVKQIIDACAPPKGFIFSREEVEGGGLSLEYPGGVQIELRVCESEEKEVKGIKMRRISGDQLQYSQLCQQLISCITV, from the exons ATGGCATCCGCGACATCGTCGCACAATGAGATTTCACAGCAATGTTCGGTTAATAAACTAATCCGCGTCGGTTACTACGAATTGGAGAAAACCATCGGCAAAGGAAACTTTGCCGTTGTCAAAATGGCCACCCACGTTGTCACAAAATCTAAG GTGGCCATCAAAATAATAGACAAAAcgaaattgaacgaagaaaatctagcaaaaATCTTTCGCGAGGTGCACATAATGAAGAGGCTTCGGCATCGACACATCATACGACTGTATCAAGTTATGGAAACAGAAAGAATGATATACCTGGTAACAGAATATGCTGCTGGAGGGGAAATATTTGACTATGTAGTTAGGAATGGAAAAATGTCCGAACCAGAGGCGAGACGTGTTTTTCGTCAGATTGTTCATGCTGTGTGTTACCTTCATCAACAGAAAGTCGTTCATCGAGATCTTAAG GCTGAGAATTTGCTACTTGACGCAGACAATAACATAAAGTTGGCCGACTTTGGGTTCAGCAATGAATATACGCCTGGTGTACCCCTTGGCACGTGGTGTGGTTCTCCTCCGTACGCTGCACCTGAAATATTCAAAGGAGCGCCTTACGACGGGCCTAGAGCAGATGTATGG AGCCTTGGTGTAGTATTGTACGTGTTAGTTTGTGGTGCCCTGCCATTTGATGGGCCTACAATGCAGTCGCTACGCTCTGTGGTGATCTCGGGGAAATTTAGGATACCTTATTTCATGTCTGCAG AGTGCGAACGACTAATTAGACACATGCTTGTTGTGGAAGCAGAACGACGACTAAGTATGACACAAATCTTGACCCATCGCTGGATGGTTGGAGATGGCCTGACAGAGCCTGAGCCAGGAGG GTACAGTGCCGAGCCACCACCTCCGCCACAACTTAATCAATTAGTTTTGGAACATATGCTCAGGCTACCTGGTCTCAGTCCGGACACGGTATTACAAGCCGTGCAAGGTAATGCTTTTGACCATGTTTCGGCTATATATAACTTGCTGGCTGATCAGCTTGAGCCAAGTATGCCCAGCATTCCCAGCATACAAAGTATACCCGGGGACTACATGCCTGACGGTGCTCATCAACTGGAAAAG TTTGGCGAAGCCGAAGCGGAAACAGAGGAACGTAGTGGCCTTCATTTGCCTTCTGGGACCCCTTATCATGCAACCAGGAGACACACAGTCGGTCCTGGGGATGCTTCGCATCAGCCACCAACACCCTATCCATACACTTGTACCTATATACAGGGATACCCACCCCTTCCCCTATTGCCAACCTTGCAGTCTAATGTTGACCCCCATTTGCTGCCTCACACTAATCTTCCACTAAACCTCCCTCTTGTTCAGCATCAACCTCCTCAAAACTTCCAAACCAAAGACCAGCATCTTCTCAAACCACCGACCGTTATGGGAGCAA CAGGTGGTTTTGGAAGGAGAGCCTCCGACGGGGGAGCTAATCTCCACATGTTCTATCAACAACAACACTGTACAACCACTGGAAACAGTGACGATGTTGGATGGAGTCAACCTGGTAGCAGAGAGCGTTTGCAGCCT TTGCAGGCTGGCAGTCCGACGATGGTACCTTGCTCACAGCCACTAAGTGTAGGGGTTGGTGGTGGCAGTGGCGAAGGTGTAggcggtggtggtggaggtggaggtggaggaaCTGATAGACGAAGGCGCAGCGGTGTAACTGCAGTTATGCAACGACCAG TTATAACTCCGGAACTGGTCATGGAGGTGGAAGCTAGGATGAATAGAGCGTATCTCCCGCCAAGTCTGCTGCCGTCTCACCTTAGAACACCTACGCACCCTCAACACAGGAAAACCTCCTTGTTCTTCCCTAATGCTG TACGCCGTGCATCAGAAGGATCGGGACCTCCAGGCCCAGGCATTCAGGCACTTCAGCACGAGTATCAACAGCTGCAGAGACTGGCGTCACCTTCACATAGTCCTGCTAGTATCCCTGGAAGTCCCGTTCACGAGAGAGGAGTGGCTGCCATAACTCAAG GTCTGAGTGGTCTGAGTACCGCCCCTGTAGCTGGCAGTATAGTGCATGGTACACCGGCGCAGCCTCCAGCTGCGCCACTGGACTTAAGCCCACTTAGACTCCATAGATCTCCAGCGACAACACCAGTCAGTTATTCTCCTAGTAATAGCCCAGCGTTAGATATGATACAGGAAGAGCATCCTATTGACGTAACAAGA atACCACCGCCTCAAATATCCGTAACAGACGTTCTTGGCGATCAGGTAACTTTGGTCGATGGTTCCCCCTCTCCTTCTCCATCTCCGGATTCGCTAGAGGATGCTTTGCCTCATTACAAACCACTTCCAAGCTTCATTATATCGGAACCATGCGATCCGTCGAGGCCGAGTATAACGAGAGGTATTGGTAGACCCTTGAATGTCGCTATACCAACGGAAGTTGAGGTGACATTGTCTAATGAATCGAGTAGGTTGAATTCAGATGCAATTTTAGGTCGAGTTAAGCAAATTATCGATGCATGTGCGCCTCCTAAGGGTTTTATATTCTCGAGAGAAGAAGTTGAAGGTGGAGGGCTTAGCTTAGAGTATCCGGGTGGCGTGCAAATTGAACTTAGGGTATGTGAATCTGAAGAGAAAGAGGTCAAAGGGATAAAAATGCGACGAATTAGTGGGGACCAACTCCAGTACAGTCAACTTTGTCAACAGTTGATATCCTGCATCACTGTTTGA
- the LOC124180295 gene encoding serine/threonine-protein kinase SIK3-like isoform X2 — translation MASATSSHNEISQQCSVNKLIRVGYYELEKTIGKGNFAVVKMATHVVTKSKVAIKIIDKTKLNEENLAKIFREVHIMKRLRHRHIIRLYQVMETERMIYLVTEYAAGGEIFDYVVRNGKMSEPEARRVFRQIVHAVCYLHQQKVVHRDLKAENLLLDADNNIKLADFGFSNEYTPGVPLGTWCGSPPYAAPEIFKGAPYDGPRADVWSLGVVLYVLVCGALPFDGPTMQSLRSVVISGKFRIPYFMSAECERLIRHMLVVEAERRLSMTQILTHRWMVGDGLTEPEPGGYSAEPPPPPQLNQLVLEHMLRLPGLSPDTVLQAVQGNAFDHVSAIYNLLADQLEPSMPSIPSIQSIPGDYMPDGAHQLEKFGEAEAETEERSGLHLPSGTPYHATRRHTVGPGDASHQPPTPYPYTCTYIQGYPPLPLLPTLQSNVDPHLLPHTNLPLNLPLVQHQPPQNFQTKDQHLLKPPTVMGATGGFGRRASDGGANLHMFYQQQHCTTTGNSDDVGWSQPGSRERLQPAGSPTMVPCSQPLSVGVGGGSGEGVGGGGGGGGGGTDRRRRSGVTAVMQRPVITPELVMEVEARMNRAYLPPSLLPSHLRTPTHPQHRKTSLFFPNAAGSRDSYKEPSTHVTSERYSPVRRASEGSGPPGPGIQALQHEYQQLQRLASPSHSPASIPGSPVHERGVAAITQGLSGLSTAPVAGSIVHGTPAQPPAAPLDLSPLRLHRSPATTPVSYSPSNSPALDMIQEEHPIDVTRIPPPQISVTDVLGDQVTLVDGSPSPSPSPDSLEDALPHYKPLPSFIISEPCDPSRPSITRGIGRPLNVAIPTEVEVTLSNESSRLNSDAILGRVKQIIDACAPPKGFIFSREEVEGGGLSLEYPGGVQIELRVCESEEKEVKGIKMRRISGDQLQYSQLCQQLISCITV, via the exons ATGGCATCCGCGACATCGTCGCACAATGAGATTTCACAGCAATGTTCGGTTAATAAACTAATCCGCGTCGGTTACTACGAATTGGAGAAAACCATCGGCAAAGGAAACTTTGCCGTTGTCAAAATGGCCACCCACGTTGTCACAAAATCTAAG GTGGCCATCAAAATAATAGACAAAAcgaaattgaacgaagaaaatctagcaaaaATCTTTCGCGAGGTGCACATAATGAAGAGGCTTCGGCATCGACACATCATACGACTGTATCAAGTTATGGAAACAGAAAGAATGATATACCTGGTAACAGAATATGCTGCTGGAGGGGAAATATTTGACTATGTAGTTAGGAATGGAAAAATGTCCGAACCAGAGGCGAGACGTGTTTTTCGTCAGATTGTTCATGCTGTGTGTTACCTTCATCAACAGAAAGTCGTTCATCGAGATCTTAAG GCTGAGAATTTGCTACTTGACGCAGACAATAACATAAAGTTGGCCGACTTTGGGTTCAGCAATGAATATACGCCTGGTGTACCCCTTGGCACGTGGTGTGGTTCTCCTCCGTACGCTGCACCTGAAATATTCAAAGGAGCGCCTTACGACGGGCCTAGAGCAGATGTATGG AGCCTTGGTGTAGTATTGTACGTGTTAGTTTGTGGTGCCCTGCCATTTGATGGGCCTACAATGCAGTCGCTACGCTCTGTGGTGATCTCGGGGAAATTTAGGATACCTTATTTCATGTCTGCAG AGTGCGAACGACTAATTAGACACATGCTTGTTGTGGAAGCAGAACGACGACTAAGTATGACACAAATCTTGACCCATCGCTGGATGGTTGGAGATGGCCTGACAGAGCCTGAGCCAGGAGG GTACAGTGCCGAGCCACCACCTCCGCCACAACTTAATCAATTAGTTTTGGAACATATGCTCAGGCTACCTGGTCTCAGTCCGGACACGGTATTACAAGCCGTGCAAGGTAATGCTTTTGACCATGTTTCGGCTATATATAACTTGCTGGCTGATCAGCTTGAGCCAAGTATGCCCAGCATTCCCAGCATACAAAGTATACCCGGGGACTACATGCCTGACGGTGCTCATCAACTGGAAAAG TTTGGCGAAGCCGAAGCGGAAACAGAGGAACGTAGTGGCCTTCATTTGCCTTCTGGGACCCCTTATCATGCAACCAGGAGACACACAGTCGGTCCTGGGGATGCTTCGCATCAGCCACCAACACCCTATCCATACACTTGTACCTATATACAGGGATACCCACCCCTTCCCCTATTGCCAACCTTGCAGTCTAATGTTGACCCCCATTTGCTGCCTCACACTAATCTTCCACTAAACCTCCCTCTTGTTCAGCATCAACCTCCTCAAAACTTCCAAACCAAAGACCAGCATCTTCTCAAACCACCGACCGTTATGGGAGCAA CAGGTGGTTTTGGAAGGAGAGCCTCCGACGGGGGAGCTAATCTCCACATGTTCTATCAACAACAACACTGTACAACCACTGGAAACAGTGACGATGTTGGATGGAGTCAACCTGGTAGCAGAGAGCGTTTGCAGCCT GCTGGCAGTCCGACGATGGTACCTTGCTCACAGCCACTAAGTGTAGGGGTTGGTGGTGGCAGTGGCGAAGGTGTAggcggtggtggtggaggtggaggtggaggaaCTGATAGACGAAGGCGCAGCGGTGTAACTGCAGTTATGCAACGACCAG TTATAACTCCGGAACTGGTCATGGAGGTGGAAGCTAGGATGAATAGAGCGTATCTCCCGCCAAGTCTGCTGCCGTCTCACCTTAGAACACCTACGCACCCTCAACACAGGAAAACCTCCTTGTTCTTCCCTAATGCTG CGGGTAGTAGGGATTCGTATAAAGAGCCAAGCACGCACGTAACTTCGGAGCGTTATTCTCCAGTACGCCGTGCATCAGAAGGATCGGGACCTCCAGGCCCAGGCATTCAGGCACTTCAGCACGAGTATCAACAGCTGCAGAGACTGGCGTCACCTTCACATAGTCCTGCTAGTATCCCTGGAAGTCCCGTTCACGAGAGAGGAGTGGCTGCCATAACTCAAG GTCTGAGTGGTCTGAGTACCGCCCCTGTAGCTGGCAGTATAGTGCATGGTACACCGGCGCAGCCTCCAGCTGCGCCACTGGACTTAAGCCCACTTAGACTCCATAGATCTCCAGCGACAACACCAGTCAGTTATTCTCCTAGTAATAGCCCAGCGTTAGATATGATACAGGAAGAGCATCCTATTGACGTAACAAGA atACCACCGCCTCAAATATCCGTAACAGACGTTCTTGGCGATCAGGTAACTTTGGTCGATGGTTCCCCCTCTCCTTCTCCATCTCCGGATTCGCTAGAGGATGCTTTGCCTCATTACAAACCACTTCCAAGCTTCATTATATCGGAACCATGCGATCCGTCGAGGCCGAGTATAACGAGAGGTATTGGTAGACCCTTGAATGTCGCTATACCAACGGAAGTTGAGGTGACATTGTCTAATGAATCGAGTAGGTTGAATTCAGATGCAATTTTAGGTCGAGTTAAGCAAATTATCGATGCATGTGCGCCTCCTAAGGGTTTTATATTCTCGAGAGAAGAAGTTGAAGGTGGAGGGCTTAGCTTAGAGTATCCGGGTGGCGTGCAAATTGAACTTAGGGTATGTGAATCTGAAGAGAAAGAGGTCAAAGGGATAAAAATGCGACGAATTAGTGGGGACCAACTCCAGTACAGTCAACTTTGTCAACAGTTGATATCCTGCATCACTGTTTGA